The DNA sequence acaggggactgaaatttttagagacagagactgaaactttaataacattttatacctaaaatacgctcatttcaattaattaattccaattttaccttttgtaaaaattaaattagagtttcattcttgttttagtttctgtctcccactttacaccaaacagaatactgagatttgtttctgtctctgtctcttagtctctgtctctcagtctcagtctttcagtctctgtctctccaccaaacactacTATAGAGATCCAAATCAACTCAAGCAGCAATCTTGAAGGTAAATATCCTGAGCAGTATGTAAAACTAAATGAATTTACTACTCACATTCATTAGTAGCACAAATTATTTACCCGCATTGAACATGAATTACATTTTCGAGTTAATACTAAGTGGATATAGCTCTTTAGTAATGCTAAATGTTATTAATAGAGATTGTTTCTTCACATTTGTAAAATTTGCAGTTCATAAAAGGGGAGGCTACTCTAAGAATAAGAGGAAGGTGGATGAAGACTGGACCGACAGATACACAAGTCTATCAAACAGAGAAGTGAGAAGTTCTGCATATGCTGGAACCAGCCTACATAATGTAGACGTTGACACTACATCAGGTGAAGAACGCTAAATAGTATATAATTGATGTATGTAGTTTTAGTAACTTACTACATTATGCTACCATGGAAGTCTAATTCAACAATATCATAAGTTGAATGGATGTATAGGCGAGATGGTCTTTGATTAGATATATTATTAGACAAATGAGCTGCCATTGTAGATTGATATTGAAAGCAGGTCATCAAGACTTTAGTTTTTCTCAACGTTAAGGTTCATATGATGACTAACACAGGTATGGAAGCAGCTGCTCGAAATATTTCATTGGAACAGCCACATAAGACTATGGAGAACAGCAAAAGTCTTGCTTTTAGACCAAGGGTTAACAATGCAGAGTCCATACACGAAAAGGGAAAGACCAAATTACAAACACAGGATGACCGTCCACTTTTGCTGAACAAAGAAATTTACAAGGGTAGTAGATCAAGCgatatttattttgctttggttAATTATCAGTAAACAAATGTGAGTTTAGTCAATAACTAACTGTGAAACTTATTTGTTTTAATAGAGGACAAAAGGCATGCTAGGATGGAACGATCGTTGAAGATAGCTAAGAAGAGGAAGTCCTCAGGTGTTGTTTACCAACAATCAATACATCTTAGAATTTTAGAGGTTCCCATTTATTCTACTAAACTCgaattgaaaagtgaataatttttttaatgataaattcTACCATACATTATACATTTATCAAAGTCATTTATGACATTAACTAACTAAATTTCTTACATTTTTAACCATGGTGGAGAAGCTTATAAACATGCCATCCTATGCACAACAATTCACTCAACTCTTATGGTTGTTATCAATTTGTATAAGATTAATAGTACCTAATACAAGTGCTCTAACCGGTAGATTGAGTTATGAAATGGGATCCATACCATTTGGGAATTAATTTAACAATATATTGTGTTGATATGAGTGTTAATATATGCATAACTAATTTGAGAATAACTTGATTTTTGCCAGGTAATGCAAATTGTGCGGAAAAGTATCATAGAACATTGATATCAGATGATAAGGGAACGTTAATCAACCGAGAAAAATGTGATGGAAGATGTCAGAAATATGCAATGGCAGCAGGAAGCCAACAACCACTAATCCCACAAGCAAAAGGTAATTCAACAGTATTTTCAACtaataatcaaaatatatatatagcaagCCATGTAGTTTGTGTAATCAAATTAATGACTTCCACCCGTGATAGCAAGACATGCTAGGATGGAAAGAGCACTCAAATTAGCTAACAAGAAGCTAAACAAAGTATCTCAGACTCAAATAGGTAAAGCCGAATTATTGATAGTAATCCCCATTATTACTTGATTCAATATTTGATTCACAAAATTAATATGATGTGTAGTTTATTATTACATCTAAGTGTATGCCCATTTCTAATGATAACTTAACCTATTTGGTAAAAGGAACAAATTATACAATTACATCCAGCAAATCTACCATGGATTGGACTCCAATGAAAGGTAAAACAGTCTATCCGAATATGAGTGATAAATTATTAGGACAAAAGTTGTTACAGTAGATACGGATAAATGCAGATTCAAGGGATGGTGCAAAACATGTCCTTATATGTGAACCAATCACAGATGCCAAAAATAATGTTCCAGCCACAATGGAAGGGAGAACTATTTCATATAATTCCGTGGACACCAATATGCCAATACAAGGTGAGCAACGGAAAACACTACACATTATGTTTTAGTGCTTGATTAAACAAGTTAAGTGAAGCATTCTTAATAGGTGTTTATTTATTAACATTATCACAGGTGCTGGTGATCACAGTATATTTAGTAGTGGTAGAGCATCACAGAGAACAAAATCAGGTACCATTTAAAGCTTAAGTTatgaaattttaattaccaatcaTTAGTTTAAAACATTTTGCATCGATTTAATTACTAGGAACAATTTTGTTAGCACATTGTTAATAAAATTGCtataaatactaaaatatgaacaaTCTATCTATTCATGTAGGTAGAAAGGCAAACCAAAGGCGAAACAAAGACGTTAAAAACAATGAACCTACAAACAACAGTATGAGGCAATTTAaagtcattatttttatttttaaattcaaatcattATAGCACAAGGTCCAATGCACATGAAGGCATATGAAATAGACTTTGGTTGTTCGGTACTTTAAGGTTCATGGAGTTTAGGGTTATCATAAGGTTTACTTAAAAGGTTTTATTTAATCTAAGTACTTAATTTAGTAATTGAGTTTGTTATCATTGTTTAAATCAGACTGAATTATATAATTGATCCCTAAAAACTCTCGAATCATGCAGGTAAGAAGACATCCCAAAGGGCTAATAGACACGTAAATTCTGGTGAACAAACAAATATGGGTATATGCACATGgcaatttattttcttaaaaggATGTTTGATCGAGGGTTAAAAAGCAGATAACATAATGATTTCTAACCTGTGATTTACTAGATTTTGCAGAGTATTTGCACATGGGATATGCAATGTATGAATGTGAACATTGTGCTGCTCTCTTTTGGTACGATGAGAGGTCAAATAAAAATTACAACACAGCGGATCCTAAGTTCAATTTATGTTGTAAAGGAGGGCAGGTGCAACTTCCACACCTACCAGAAGCCCCTAACGTGTTGTATGAGTTGTTGTTCAATAATACTCCCAAGAGCAAGCATTTTCGAGATAACATCAGATCATATAATAGCATGTTCCAGTTCACATCGATGGGTGCAAAGATAGATCGTGGTTTAAATACTTCCAGAGGTCCTCCTACATTTACACTTTTTGGGGAGAACTATCATTTAATGGGAAGTCTCATACCGCCAGAAGGAAACGTGGCAAAGTTTGCCCAATTGTATGTTTTTGATACACTAAATGAGATCAAAAACCGCTTGGCTGCTATCCGGTAAGTAGTAGGTGTATGATTTTATGTTGTACCATAAAACGCTTTCAAAATGTAGTACAAGTTTTGTTAGAGTATATtgctatatttaaattattatatatgttgctttcattgctttataGGGGTGAAGATAAAAAAGAAATACATGAAGACATTGTGAGAGACTTAAAGAAGATGCTAGATGAGAGAAATGTATTGGTGAAGGCGTTTCGCATGGTTAAGGATTCGGTCGTTAAAGATTCAAATACCACAGTCAAGCTCAGATTAATCGGCAAAAGAGAAAAAGATGGTAGAAGATACAACTTGCCTTCAACAGATGAGGTCGCCGCATTAATTGTGGGTGACTTTGATATAGATAAGACTGATAGGGATATTGTCGTCGAGACTCAAAGTGGAAGATTACAAAGGATCAACCAACTCAACCCAGCTTACCTGGGATTACAATATCCTTTGTTATTTCCTTTTGGAGAGGATGGATACAAAGAAGATATACCTCTCAATAAACGTTATCAAAATGGTGGGAAAGGGCGCCAGGAGGTGTCAATGAGAGAATTCTTTGCATTTAGAATACAAGAAAGGTTATTTGATGGTTCCCCGTTGTTATATTCAAGGCGACTCTTCCAGCAATTTTTGGTTGATGGGTATTCGATGATTGAATCCTCTAGGTTAAACTATATAAGGCTTGAACAGGAGAAATTCAGATGTGAGATGTACAAAGGAATAAAAGAAGCAGTTTTGAGTGGGGAAACAACACCGTCATCGCGCGGCAAACGTATTGTATTGCCTTCATCATTTACAGGAGGGCCAAGGTACATGATTCAAAACTATCAGGATGCAATGGCAATTTGTAAGGCGGTGGGTTATCCAGACCTCTTTATTACATTCACATGCAATCCTAAGTGGCCTGAGGTGGAAGACTTCCTTAAGAATAGAGAATTAAATGCAGAAGATAGACCTGACATAGTTTGCAGAGCATTCAAGGCTAAACTGGATATATTGATTAAAGACATCCGAGCAAACAAAATTTTTGGCAAAGTTTGTGCAGGTAATGTTGATATTCGAAATTATAAGGTATTTAATTATACAAGTTGTGAAACAAATAATTACATGTTTTTTTGTTCGAGCCCCGAGATGTAATTGTGTGTATCTGATGGATAAATTATTATTCGCGCAGTTGTATACACCATCGAAtttcaaaaaagaggactacCACATGCACATATACTATTGTTCTTACATAAGGATGACAAGTATCCAACTGCTGAGGACATTGATAAAATCATCTCAGCTGAGATACCGGATAAGGAGTTAGATCCTGAATACTATGAAGCTGTGGAGAAGCACATGATGCACGGTCCATGTGGGATGGCTAGGAAAGATTCACCATGTATGGAGAATGGTAAGTGTATACGTCGCTTCCCCAAGAGATTCGTTGAGTACTCAACTGTCGATGATGATGGGTATCCAGTCTACAGACGCAGGGAAGATGGAAGGACTATAAACAAGTCTGGAGTTGATCTTGATAATCGATATGTGGTTCCACATAACAGGCTACTATTGATGAGATATGGGGCTCACATAAATGTTGAGTGGTGTAACCAATCAAGATCAATTAAGTATTTGTTCAAGTACGTTAATAATGGCCATGATCGTGTAACAGCTTCGTTCTACAAGAGTGCCACAGAGAATGCTGACCTGGACGAACACGACGAAGTCAGCATGTACTATGATTGCAGGTACATATCTCCCTGTGAGGCCGCCTGGAGAATCTTTGGTTATAACATACATTATAGAGATCCATCAGTGGTAAGACTAGGGTTTCATTTACCCAATGAACAAAACGTGGTATTTAAAGACCATGAAAACCTTGATGATGTGCTGAGAGAAACATCCGTGAAGGAATCCATGTTCCTAGGATGGTTTCAAGCAAACAAGGATTATACAGAAGCAAGAACACTGACGTATGCAGAGCTCCCCACTAAGTTTGTATGGAAGGCAAAAGAAAGAGTATGGTTGCCCCGAAAAACACATTTTGTGATTGGAAGAATTTTCTATGTGCCTCTAGGATCAGGTGAAAGATATTATTTAAGGCTTCTACTCAATTTCGTCAAGGGACCAACTTCTTTTGAGGATATCAGGACTATAGATGATGTGGTCTATGCTACTTTCAAAGACGCCTGTTATGCACGTGGCCTTTTAGAAAATGAAAAGGAATATATTGAGGCGATCGAGGAAGCCAGCCATTGGGGTTCAGGAACATATTTGAGAAAACTCTTTGCGACACTTTTGTTTTCAAATTCGATGGATACACCAGAACATGTTTGGCAAAAGACATGGACTCTATTATGTGATGACATACTTCATAGGCAGCGAACACTTCTGGACAATTCAGGTAGCATGAAATTTATTTTACTCCAATTATGCATATTATACTCACTATGGGACTATTTTTTTAATACGTGAATATTTTTGTTACCTTGGCTATGTCACATTGGCATAATAAGTTATAACAAGTAGACCATTGATGTTAATATATTTACAGggagaaaaaaattaacaatttgtaTAATAGGCTAGAACGAAGCATCGCATGACGTCCATATGTTGGGATAATTAGATGACGAAGATGTTAACTAAAGCCATATATGTAGTATTTTTTGCATGAGAAAAGTCATTTCGTTACATTATCATTAGAAAGATTTTTATGGTTTAAATTCACCAATGAAGTTTCTTTTATAATATTACAATTGTCAGTAGTGCcattatattagttaattcaaatatctaaattGAAATGGTGCTTCATATTATTAAATATGTCAGCTAGGCATGATCTATGATTTGGCTTTTTTAAATAACTCGCATTTTTGACAAGTATATGTTGATTTTATGTCTTCTCTTAAGTGGTTAAACATCATAATAAACTAAAACACATGAATTTGTGTCAATATTTTATATAGGCAGTGGCGGAActagaattttataattagaGATGACAAGTTCTTAAAACTCATGCTAAATctacaatttttttagttttggttttttttttataattaacttATTCTAAAAgcaatttctaaaattataataataaaaattatagatattGTATTATGTTTTTAAAGCATTGAACAGACAAAAAATATGTATCTCtgctaatttataataaaataaattatttagtcaaattctaacttaaaaaatattattgtggaCATAAAATGAAGAGAAGTACTTAATCTTATTATAACAGTtaacaaaactaaaataatatatttttagtaataaatattcaatcattattaaaaaaattagtatactctatataattattatacaaataacaaaaatatgttTAACAAActcaaaaacctaaaaataaataattaataactgaatattttgatgtaattaaaaaatctaaaggGGGACTACGGCCTACACTGGCCCTAGTTGGTTCCGCCACTGTATGTAGGGAAAGAATGCgtgtttgattttaatataaCAAGAAAACAAATTGTCGATATACTGTTGAGTTATGACAAATTAGGATATTTCTAATGTGATCAACCACTTATTCGATCATGTTAATTTTTTCTGGCTTACCACAGATTTAGTCCTTACTGAAGATGAGTTGAAGGAGTTGACACTAATAGAAATTGAAAAAATTCTGAACAGCTATAACAAGAGTCTTAGGGATTTTCCACCGATGTCAATTCTGGATATGAGTCAACTTAATAATCAAGTGTATGTTGATGGGATGAATAGGCTAATTTGTGATGAGCTCCGATATGATAGAAGACAACTAGCTTTAGATCATGCTTCTTACATGCAACAACTAACTGACGAGCAAAGAGTTGTGTATGAGCAAGTCATACAAGCAGTTCAAAGCGGCAAAGGGGGCGTATTCTTTTTGTATGGTTACGGTGGAACAGGAAAAACTTTTGTTTGGAAGACATTAGCATCTGCACTGAGATCAAGATCACAAGTTGTACTAACTGTTGCATCAAGTGGGATTGCATCTCTTTTACTACCCGGTGGACGGACAGCACACTCACGATTTGCAATCCCACTCAATTTAGATGAATGCTCAACATGCAATATAAAACAGGGCAGCGCATTAGCTGATTTGTTAATAAAGACTAAGCTAATTATTTGGGATGAGGCTCCTATGGTGAATAGATTTTGTATTGAGGCACTTGACAGGACAATGCGTGATATATTAAGATTCAGCAATCCAAACAGCCTTGATCAGCCTTTTGGAGGGAAGACAGTGGTCTTCGGTGGTGACTTTCGACAAATTCTCCCAGTAATTCCTAAAGGGACTAGACAAGAAATTGTTAACGCCACTATAAACTCATCGTACATATGGGATAGTTGCAAGCTGTTGTCATTGACCAAAAACATGCGATTGAAAGCAGGTGACTCCCACACAAACTCATCCGAGTTAAAAGAGTTTGGTGACTGGATACTAGGTATTGGTGATGGTAGCCACGGAACACCAAGAGATTGTGGTGAGAGGATTGAAATCCCAGAAGACATCCTGGTTAAGGATTGGGATGACCCAATAGAGACGATCTGTAAGGTAACATATCCAGAACTATTTTGCGGGAAAAATATTGATGAACATATTGAAGATAGAGCGATACTAGCACCAACATTGCAAATAGTTGATGAGATAAACAACTACATGATGAGCTTAAATTCTACTGAAGCACAAACATATTACAGCTCAGACAAGGCATGCCCAACAGAATCCAACAATGACTTATTGGCATCCATACACACACCAGAATTCCTAAACACAATCAGATGTTCAGGAATTCCAAATCATGAGTTGACATTAAAGGTTGGAACCCCTATAATGTTACTGAGGAATATAGACCATTTTGCAGGATTGTGCAATGGTACCCGCCTGGTTGTCACTAGGCTTGGGAAACACATCATTGAAGCATGTAGCAAGGTTGGAAAGAACAAAGGTCAGAAGGTGTTTATTCCTAGGATGACTCTAAGCCCATCGGATCATCGAATTCCATTCAAGTTCCAACGGAGACAGTTTCCTATAATGGTGTCTTACGCAATGACTATA is a window from the Arachis hypogaea cultivar Tifrunner chromosome 17, arahy.Tifrunner.gnm2.J5K5, whole genome shotgun sequence genome containing:
- the LOC112764524 gene encoding uncharacterized protein isoform X4 produces the protein MLKKTKIGDPNITRSEDYIIEYLDNLLYSLSLSLSLSVSVSPPNTTIEIQINSSSNLEVHKRGGYSKNKRKVDEDWTDRYTSLSNREVRSSAYAGTSLHNVDVDTTSGMEAAARNISLEQPHKTMENSKSLAFRPRVNNAESIHEKGKTKLQTQDDRPLLLNKEIYKEDKRHARMERSLKIAKKRKSSGNANCAEKYHRTLISDDKGTLINREKCDGRCQKYAMAAGSQQPLIPQAKARHARMERALKLANKKLNKVSQTQIGTNYTITSSKSTMDWTPMKDSRDGAKHVLICEPITDAKNNVPATMEGRTISYNSVDTNMPIQGAGDHSIFSSGRASQRTKSGKKTSQRANRHVNSGEQTNMDFAEYLHMGYAMYECEHCAALFWYDERSNKNYNTADPKFNLCCKGGQVQLPHLPEAPNVLYELLFNNTPKSKHFRDNIRSYNSMFQFTSMGAKIDRGLNTSRGPPTFTLFGENYHLMGSLIPPEGNVAKFAQLYVFDTLNEIKNRLAAIRGEDKKEIHEDIVRDLKKMLDERNVLVKAFRMVKDSVVKDSNTTVKLRLIGKREKDGRRYNLPSTDEVAALIVGDFDIDKTDRDIVVETQSGRLQRINQLNPAYLGLQYPLLFPFGEDGYKEDIPLNKRYQNGGKGRQEVSMREFFAFRIQERLFDGSPLLYSRRLFQQFLVDGYSMIESSRLNYIRLEQEKFRCEMYKGIKEAVLSGETTPSSRGKRIVLPSSFTGGPRYMIQNYQDAMAICKAVGYPDLFITFTCNPKWPEVEDFLKNRELNAEDRPDIVCRAFKAKLDILIKDIRANKIFGKVCAVVYTIEFQKRGLPHAHILLFLHKDDKYPTAEDIDKIISAEIPDKELDPEYYEAVEKHMMHGPCGMARKDSPCMENGKCIRRFPKRFVEYSTVDDDGYPVYRRREDGRTINKSGVDLDNRYVVPHNRLLLMRYGAHINVEWCNQSRSIKYLFKYVNNGHDRVTASFYKSATENADLDEHDEVSMYYDCRYISPCEAAWRIFGYNIHYRDPSVVRLGFHLPNEQNVVFKDHENLDDVLRETSVKESMFLGWFQANKDYTEARTLTYAELPTKFVWKAKERVWLPRKTHFVIGRIFYVPLGSGERYYLRLLLNFVKGPTSFEDIRTIDDVVYATFKDACYARGLLENEKEYIEAIEEASHWGSGTYLRKLFATLLFSNSMDTPEHVWQKTWTLLCDDILHRQRTLLDNSDLVLTEDELKELTLIEIEKILNSYNKSLRDFPPMSILDMSQLNNQVYVDGMNRLICDELRYDRRQLALDHASYMQQLTDEQRVVYEQVIQAVQSGKGGVFFLYGYGGTGKTFVWKTLASALRSRSQVVLTVASSGIASLLLPGGRTAHSRFAIPLNLDECSTCNIKQGSALADLLIKTKLIIWDEAPMVNRFCIEALDRTMRDILRFSNPNSLDQPFGGKTVVFGGDFRQILPVIPKGTRQEIVNATINSSYIWDSCKLLSLTKNMRLKAGDSHTNSSELKEFGDWILGIGDGSHGTPRDCGERIEIPEDILVKDWDDPIETICKVTYPELFCGKNIDEHIEDRAILAPTLQIVDEINNYMMSLNSTEAQTYYSSDKACPTESNNDLLASIHTPEFLNTIRCSGIPNHELTLKVGTPIMLLRNIDHFAGLCNGTRLVVTRLGKHIIEACSKVGKNKGQKVFIPRMTLSPSDHRIPFKFQRRQFPIMVSYAMTINKSQGQSLSKVGLLLKKPVFTHGQLYVAASRVTNRQGLKILLCHDANNRTETDNVVFKEVFRNVC
- the LOC112764524 gene encoding uncharacterized protein isoform X1; the encoded protein is MLKKTKIGDPNITRSEDYIIEYLDNLLYSLSLSLSLSVSVSPPNTTIEIQINSSSNLEVHKRGGYSKNKRKVDEDWTDRYTSLSNREVRSSAYAGTSLHNVDVDTTSGMEAAARNISLEQPHKTMENSKSLAFRPRVNNAESIHEKGKTKLQTQDDRPLLLNKEIYKEDKRHARMERSLKIAKKRKSSGNANCAEKYHRTLISDDKGTLINREKCDGRCQKYAMAAGSQQPLIPQAKARHARMERALKLANKKLNKVSQTQIGTNYTITSSKSTMDWTPMKDSRDGAKHVLICEPITDAKNNVPATMEGRTISYNSVDTNMPIQGAGDHSIFSSGRASQRTKSGRKANQRRNKDVKNNEPTNNSKKTSQRANRHVNSGEQTNMDFAEYLHMGYAMYECEHCAALFWYDERSNKNYNTADPKFNLCCKGGQVQLPHLPEAPNVLYELLFNNTPKSKHFRDNIRSYNSMFQFTSMGAKIDRGLNTSRGPPTFTLFGENYHLMGSLIPPEGNVAKFAQLYVFDTLNEIKNRLAAIRGEDKKEIHEDIVRDLKKMLDERNVLVKAFRMVKDSVVKDSNTTVKLRLIGKREKDGRRYNLPSTDEVAALIVGDFDIDKTDRDIVVETQSGRLQRINQLNPAYLGLQYPLLFPFGEDGYKEDIPLNKRYQNGGKGRQEVSMREFFAFRIQERLFDGSPLLYSRRLFQQFLVDGYSMIESSRLNYIRLEQEKFRCEMYKGIKEAVLSGETTPSSRGKRIVLPSSFTGGPRYMIQNYQDAMAICKAVGYPDLFITFTCNPKWPEVEDFLKNRELNAEDRPDIVCRAFKAKLDILIKDIRANKIFGKVCAVVYTIEFQKRGLPHAHILLFLHKDDKYPTAEDIDKIISAEIPDKELDPEYYEAVEKHMMHGPCGMARKDSPCMENGKCIRRFPKRFVEYSTVDDDGYPVYRRREDGRTINKSGVDLDNRYVVPHNRLLLMRYGAHINVEWCNQSRSIKYLFKYVNNGHDRVTASFYKSATENADLDEHDEVSMYYDCRYISPCEAAWRIFGYNIHYRDPSVVRLGFHLPNEQNVVFKDHENLDDVLRETSVKESMFLGWFQANKDYTEARTLTYAELPTKFVWKAKERVWLPRKTHFVIGRIFYVPLGSGERYYLRLLLNFVKGPTSFEDIRTIDDVVYATFKDACYARGLLENEKEYIEAIEEASHWGSGTYLRKLFATLLFSNSMDTPEHVWQKTWTLLCDDILHRQRTLLDNSDLVLTEDELKELTLIEIEKILNSYNKSLRDFPPMSILDMSQLNNQVYVDGMNRLICDELRYDRRQLALDHASYMQQLTDEQRVVYEQVIQAVQSGKGGVFFLYGYGGTGKTFVWKTLASALRSRSQVVLTVASSGIASLLLPGGRTAHSRFAIPLNLDECSTCNIKQGSALADLLIKTKLIIWDEAPMVNRFCIEALDRTMRDILRFSNPNSLDQPFGGKTVVFGGDFRQILPVIPKGTRQEIVNATINSSYIWDSCKLLSLTKNMRLKAGDSHTNSSELKEFGDWILGIGDGSHGTPRDCGERIEIPEDILVKDWDDPIETICKVTYPELFCGKNIDEHIEDRAILAPTLQIVDEINNYMMSLNSTEAQTYYSSDKACPTESNNDLLASIHTPEFLNTIRCSGIPNHELTLKVGTPIMLLRNIDHFAGLCNGTRLVVTRLGKHIIEACSKVGKNKGQKVFIPRMTLSPSDHRIPFKFQRRQFPIMVSYAMTINKSQGQSLSKVGLLLKKPVFTHGQLYVAASRVTNRQGLKILLCHDANNRTETDNVVFKEVFRNVC
- the LOC112764524 gene encoding uncharacterized protein isoform X5, which gives rise to MLKKTKIGDPNITRSEDYIIEYLDNLLYSLSLSLSLSVSVSPPNTTIEIQINSSSNLEVHKRGGYSKNKRKVDEDWTDRYTSLSNREVRSSAYAGTSLHNVDVDTTSGMEAAARNISLEQPHKTMENSKSLAFRPRVNNAESIHEKGKTKLQTQDDRPLLLNKEIYKEDKRHARMERSLKIAKKRKSSGNANCAEKYHRTLISDDKGTLINREKCDGRCQKYAMAAGSQQPLIPQAKARHARMERALKLANKKLNKVSQTQIGTNYTITSSKSTMDWTPMKDSRDGAKHVLICEPITDAKNNVPATMEGRTISYNSVDTNMPIQGAGDHSIFSSGRASQRTKSGKKTSQRANRHVNSGEQTNMEYLHMGYAMYECEHCAALFWYDERSNKNYNTADPKFNLCCKGGQVQLPHLPEAPNVLYELLFNNTPKSKHFRDNIRSYNSMFQFTSMGAKIDRGLNTSRGPPTFTLFGENYHLMGSLIPPEGNVAKFAQLYVFDTLNEIKNRLAAIRGEDKKEIHEDIVRDLKKMLDERNVLVKAFRMVKDSVVKDSNTTVKLRLIGKREKDGRRYNLPSTDEVAALIVGDFDIDKTDRDIVVETQSGRLQRINQLNPAYLGLQYPLLFPFGEDGYKEDIPLNKRYQNGGKGRQEVSMREFFAFRIQERLFDGSPLLYSRRLFQQFLVDGYSMIESSRLNYIRLEQEKFRCEMYKGIKEAVLSGETTPSSRGKRIVLPSSFTGGPRYMIQNYQDAMAICKAVGYPDLFITFTCNPKWPEVEDFLKNRELNAEDRPDIVCRAFKAKLDILIKDIRANKIFGKVCAVVYTIEFQKRGLPHAHILLFLHKDDKYPTAEDIDKIISAEIPDKELDPEYYEAVEKHMMHGPCGMARKDSPCMENGKCIRRFPKRFVEYSTVDDDGYPVYRRREDGRTINKSGVDLDNRYVVPHNRLLLMRYGAHINVEWCNQSRSIKYLFKYVNNGHDRVTASFYKSATENADLDEHDEVSMYYDCRYISPCEAAWRIFGYNIHYRDPSVVRLGFHLPNEQNVVFKDHENLDDVLRETSVKESMFLGWFQANKDYTEARTLTYAELPTKFVWKAKERVWLPRKTHFVIGRIFYVPLGSGERYYLRLLLNFVKGPTSFEDIRTIDDVVYATFKDACYARGLLENEKEYIEAIEEASHWGSGTYLRKLFATLLFSNSMDTPEHVWQKTWTLLCDDILHRQRTLLDNSDLVLTEDELKELTLIEIEKILNSYNKSLRDFPPMSILDMSQLNNQVYVDGMNRLICDELRYDRRQLALDHASYMQQLTDEQRVVYEQVIQAVQSGKGGVFFLYGYGGTGKTFVWKTLASALRSRSQVVLTVASSGIASLLLPGGRTAHSRFAIPLNLDECSTCNIKQGSALADLLIKTKLIIWDEAPMVNRFCIEALDRTMRDILRFSNPNSLDQPFGGKTVVFGGDFRQILPVIPKGTRQEIVNATINSSYIWDSCKLLSLTKNMRLKAGDSHTNSSELKEFGDWILGIGDGSHGTPRDCGERIEIPEDILVKDWDDPIETICKVTYPELFCGKNIDEHIEDRAILAPTLQIVDEINNYMMSLNSTEAQTYYSSDKACPTESNNDLLASIHTPEFLNTIRCSGIPNHELTLKVGTPIMLLRNIDHFAGLCNGTRLVVTRLGKHIIEACSKVGKNKGQKVFIPRMTLSPSDHRIPFKFQRRQFPIMVSYAMTINKSQGQSLSKVGLLLKKPVFTHGQLYVAASRVTNRQGLKILLCHDANNRTETDNVVFKEVFRNVC